The genomic segment CCGCAGGAAGTGATGGCGACGCTGTATGCCATTCCGGACATGCCGATTGGCATTCAGCGGGTGATGACGCGTGGCTGGACCCGCGTGAAACTCGGCAAGTAATTCACTTGGCATCACGGGTGAACCTGCTGCCGCCTTCGCGAGCAGGCTCGCTCCCACCAGGGCTCCGGGACTGCCCAAGGTTTGTGAACAACACTGAACCACTGTGGGAGCGGGCTTGCCCGCGATGAGGCCCTGACATTCAACACAGGTATCAACTTCCCCCCTCTTCCGTTCACGCAGCGCCTTACCACCGCTGCACCTTCTGCGAACGGCCTCACCTGGCTCCCTCGGTCAAGGTGAACTTCGGCGCCCTCGGGCGCCTTTTTTGTGGGCAGCCTATAGTTGATGGCATTCCCGTCAACTGGAGCGCACCCATGCGCCAGATCATCAGCAAAGAGCCCTGGTGGGCCGTGCCGCCACAACCCGGTCAGGACGAGTCCGATCTGGAATGGGGTTGGCTGGTTCATTACAACGAAGGCGAGCCGCGTTTCGAGTTTGTCCGCGAGCGCCCCTCGGACAGCGAGATTCAACATCGCAAGAGTTGCAGGATCACCCCGTCAGCGGAGTGACCCTGCCAGGGCTCAAGCCTGGACGATTATCTCAAAGCCGCCAAACACCATGCGCTGGCCGTCGAACGGCATCGGATTGACGTCCGGCTGCAGGCGCGGATCGGCCATCAGTTTCTGCATGCCGGCATTGCGGGTCGCTTTGTCCGGCCAGACGATCCAGGAAAAAACCACCGTTTCATCAGGCTTGAGTTTCACCGCCATCGGGAACGACGTCAGCTTGCCGTCGGGCACGTCATCGCCCCAGCATTCGACAATGCTCAGGGCGCCATTTTCCTTGAAGATTTCGGCGGCGGACTCCGCGTGTTTCTTGAATTTTTCGCGATTGGCAGTGGGTACGGCAACAATAAAGCCATCTACGTAGGACATGGTCGTGTCTCCTGCAAAGGTTGACCGGTCAGCGCAGCGCAACCCTTGTGGGATTTGCGTGTCCTGACTTACCGGGTTCAGGGGTCCATCTGCTGGATAGTCGAATCGGGCGGCCCCGGATCGACAGTGCCCTCGCCCGACCCGACCGACGGTTCAAGGCTCGGCTCGACGCTATCACCCAGACGACCCTCGATCTGCCCCGCCATGTACAACGTACCGGCCATCACCCCGGTGGACGGGTCTTTCACCAGTTTCCACCAAGCCTTGTCAAAGGTGTTGCCCAGGCTGCTGCGGATCAGCGCTTCGCTGTCCGGCCGGTCACTGGCCTGGATAATCGCGCGCACCCCCGCTACCCCTACGGTAATCAAACCGCCAGCCAGTTTCCCGGCCACGGCCGCCACCGCACTGGCCGCACCGCGTGGAGCCATTTCGGCTTGCATGCGCTGGCTGGCGCGCTTGGCCACGGGCGCCATGGTCGAGTCGGTCGAGGCAACGCCTTTGTCGCCGCCGGCCTTGTGGATCTTGTCGATCAGCGCGGCGTAGGCCGGCAAGGTGTTCAGCGGTTCGGTGTGCACCAGCTGATACAACGAAGCGTCCCGCGTCGGGGGCGGTCCGAGGGTGATCACCGGGATTTTCTGGATATGGTCATTGAGTTGCGCCATTGGCACACCGTTGCGTTGGGCGATATCCGGCAGTTGCTGAGCGATGAGCTGCACGTAAAACACCGTGGCCTGACCGAGGATCGCCTCCGGATCGATCTCCAGCGCCACGGGCGCCAGTACTTTCTTTTGATATTCCTCCAGCAGGTAGGCCGCCAGACGCTTGGTCGCGGCATCCTGCTCGCCGCCAGCGCTGACAGAGTACCAATCGACTTTCATCGACAGCCATTCCTGGGTCCAGTAACTGCTGAACCAGGGGATGAATTTTTCCTCGGTCTGCTCGTAGACCCGCGTGCGCCAATGCTCCATCGACGTCTGGGCAAAAAACCTGGCTTGTTCGGTGGCCTTTTGCGAGACGCTGACGATGTCGCGGTCCACCTGTTGCCAGGTGGCAGGCGACACCACCACCGGCGCTTCCACCGGCGCACGGGCCGACGTGGCGCAGCCCGCCAACAGCACCAACAGCACGGCGACGATCAGCGAACGGGGGTTCAAGATCGTGGTGTCCCTGGAGCCTGCCCCGGGCGGGTTGCCCAAGGTTGATCAGCAGGGTGGAGTATAGGTGGCCCGGATTTGATGTGTTCTCACTGGCCCCATCGCGAGCAAGCTCGCTCCCACAGGGGACAGTTATGAACTGAAGATTGATGCCCGCCGCCAAACCCCTGTGGGAGCGAGCTTGCTCGCGATGGGGCCATCAGCCTCAACAAAAAAACCAGACCATCATTACCATC from the Pseudomonas sp. N3-W genome contains:
- a CDS encoding DUF1428 domain-containing protein is translated as MSYVDGFIVAVPTANREKFKKHAESAAEIFKENGALSIVECWGDDVPDGKLTSFPMAVKLKPDETVVFSWIVWPDKATRNAGMQKLMADPRLQPDVNPMPFDGQRMVFGGFEIIVQA